From Candidatus Methylomirabilis lanthanidiphila:
CGGCTTGATGAGATTTGCACGACAGTCTGCCAACGGGTAGGACTGGACAGCGACACCTGCGCCACCTATCTGAAGGAGCGCCTCTCTTTCGACCTGACTCCCCGGCATATCGAGGGGCTCTACCGGTTTTTCACGCTGTTAGAGGCGGAAGGGGACCTGCCGTCTACGCCTGTATTGGAGTTCATCGATGTCGTGTAAGGGCAAATGGCCGTTCGCCCCTACGGCTTCTTCGATTCTTTACTTTCAGCCTTCGTGCCTCCGCTATCGGTTGAGGCCGCCTTTTTCTCCGCTGCCATAGCCTTTTTCCGCTCGGGGTTGGCGTAGTCGGTGACATACCACCCCGATCCCTTAAAGAGCAGGCCAGGGGCAGAGAAAATCTTGTGGACCTTCCCCTCGCACAATACGCATTTTTTGATCGGTTTGTCTGAGATCTTCTGGATTACTTCGAACCTGTGATGACAGACCTCACATTCGTATTCGTAAATCGGCACAAACGCCACCCCCTTTTCGACCGGCCTCACAGGAGGACGATCAGCCACAGTATGCCTCCGTTGTCGTACGCTCGTCGCAGGAGCCGCTTCGGCTCAGCCGCACAAAAACGTAGGATAAGCCACGGAGTCAGCAATGTCAAGGTGGCGCGCCTCTGGCTTTTTCGTATTGCAATGAACGCAACCCCAGGGGTAGGATGAGCTGATGAAAATCCTATGCGCGGCTTCTGAGGCGGCGCCGTTCGCCCACACGGGCGGACTGGGCGACGTGGCCGGCGCCTTACCAAAGGCGCTCAGCCGGTTTGGACACGATGTCCGGCTTATTATGCCGCTCTACCGGGCTGTGGACGCGCGACAACACCGGCTTCGGACTGTCGCAGATGGGCTGAGCGTTTCGACAGCCTCCGGCCCGCTGGCCATAGATGTGCTGGAGGGAAACCTCGCCGGCGGGGTGCCTGTCTATTTTGTTCGCCATGATCCGACGTTTCACCGTACCGGCCTGTACCAGAGCCCATCTGCTGAGGATTATCCCGATAACACGGAGCGCTTTGCGCTGTTTTGCCGATCAGTCCTGGAGGTGTGCCGGCGAGTCGATTTCCAGCCGGAGGTGTTGCACGCCCACGACTGGCAGACGGCGCTGCTGCCCGTCTACCTCAAGACCACCCTCCTCGACGATCCATTTTTCCGGCCGACTGCGACTGTCTTTACCATTCACAACCTGGGCTACCAGGGCCTCTTCCCTCCAGAGGTGTTTCCGAGGTTGATGCTGCCTCGAGAGCTGTTTACGCCGGCGGGGCTTGAGTTTTACGGGAAGGGGAATCTGCTGAAAGGCGGGTTGCTCTTCGCCGACCTGCTGACCACCGTGAGTCCCCGCTATAGCCGGGAGATCCAGACTGCCGATCAAGGGTTTGGTCTGGACGGCGTCCTTCGAGAACGGCGGAGCGATTTGTTCGGCGTATTAAACGGGATCGATCCCGAGGAATGGAACCCAGCCGGCGATCCTCATATTGTCGCCCATTATACGGTCGACGACCTTTCAGGTAAGGCCCGGTGCAAGGCGGATCTGCAGCGGCGGCTCAAGCTCCCGGTCAGGGCGACGGTGCCGCTGCTGGCTGTGATCTCCAGGTTGGCCGGACAGAAGGGACTCGATCTGCTATGCGATATCCTGGAGACATTGATGGCGTTGAACGTGCAGCTCGTCCTGCTGGGGAGCGGTGAGAAGGGGCTCGAGACGACATTTCGTGATGCGGCGGCCAAATACCCGTCCAAGCTGGCTGTTCGGATCGGTTTTGACACGCCGTTGTCGCATCAAATCGAGGCGGGCGCCGATCTCTTCCTGATGCCGTCGCGATACGAGCCGTGCGGCCTCAATCAGATGTACAGTTTGGCCTACGGAACCATTCCGGTTGTCCGCGCGACGGGCGGATTGGACGATACCGTTATCCATTTCGACCCTGTGGCGGGGCAGGGAAACGGATTTAAGTTCGAGGACGCTACGCCGGCCGCCTTTCTCCAGACTATCTGGCAGGCTTTAGAGTTATATCGCGAGAAAGCCCTGTGGCTTCAGGTGATTACTCATGCCATGACGGCCGATTTCACCTGGGATCGCTCTGCTAGAGAGTACGAGCAGCTCTACCGGCGCGCTGTCGAGAAGAAAGGTGGACAGCCGTAGCATTATACTGTACTGTGTTGTCGCTTGGTGACGGGTAATCGTAACCTAACGGAAAGGGGAGAGCTGCATGGGTGTGTGGAAGAGATTGGGGATCGGACTGCTGACCATCACGATGTTGATCGGAGGAGGCATGGCTTCAGCGCAAAAGGAGCAGCCAAAGGAGCCGGACCCCTTCCAAAATCTAGGGCTTTCGGCCGATCAAAAAAGCAAGCTTGATACGGCCAAGAAAGAGCGAATATCGGCGCTGGGCGCGACCCAACAGAAAGTCATTGGGATTCGGCAGAAGCTGATGGCCCTCGTCGCGGACAAGAAGGCCTCAGATCGAGAGATCGATAAGGTTGTTGACGACTGGGCCGCGGCAGACAAAGAGGCCCTGAAGACAGAAACAAAGTTCTATAAGGCGATACGGCAGGTACTCACCCAAGAGCAACTCACGACGCTGAGCAAGGGTGGCAAGTAACCGCGTAAGTATCCCCCGCGTGATCAGCAGGTCTGAGGTCTGAGTTAGGGCGACCCTGTACGCTCCTCCGGTCCGGTGACGGGAGCGGTCCAGCGGATCGGCTCCTTGCGGTAGGGTTCTTTGAGGTGTCGCTTTGCCAAGTCCTTGGCGATGCTGTCGGTTCTGATGGCCAGCGTCATCCGGTAGCTGCGCTCCGCATCCGTCCGCTTTCCCGACAGGTCATAGATCATGCCGGTGCGGGTCCAGGCCCACGCCGTTACCCAGGCGTAGCGAGTAGTTGGCTGTTCAATGGCCTGTCTAAAGAAGTCCAAAGCCACGGGGTAGTCGCCTCGATCCATGTAGATCTTCCCCATAAGCTGTAGATACCGCGGCAGCATCTCGTACGTAAAATGATTCCGACTATGATTAAGGTTGCTGCGAATGCGGCGGCCGATCTCCAGTGCCTCAGTGAATCGTCCCAGTTCGGAATAGACCAGGGCCGCCTGGAAATACAGATCCGGGTTGCCGGAGAAGCGGCGGAGTAACTCTTCAGCCAGCGGTAGGGCCTTCTCGTACTCTTTTTCGACGCCGGTGTAAGTGTGCAGGAGGGCGAGCTTCGCCAACATCCGTGTCGTCTGGCCCCGCTCGCTTGCAATTGTCAGCTCCCGTAGACCTCGCTCTCGGTCGCTTGGCGGCAGCGCCAGGTGTATCAAGGGCCGATAGAACCAGGCAATTCTGGAGAGTGTGTAGTCGTACAGCCCCAAGCCATAGTAGGCATCATACCTGATTGGTTGGTGTAACAGGCAGGCATCGAGATACGATTTAGTCTGCTTGATCGCCTCGTAGGCCGAGAAATAGTTGCCAAGGGCTCCGTCGATCATCGCCTTGGAGCCCCAGGCCATCCCGAGGAAGAGTAGGAGGTCGGACTCTTCAGGGGCCTGTTTGAGACGCACCTCCGCCTTGGCGATGAGCGCCTGCATCGTGGCGAGGAAGGCATCCATCTCCTCGCGGGTCGGTTCCCGATCCTGCAGACGGGCAAATGTCACGAAGGCTCGATAGAACGGCGCCAGCAGACCGGTCCTGTCGACGTCATCAAGGCGGGCAAATGCCTGCTCGGCCAGGTCGTAGTCCAGGTTGAGCAGGTGATCGGTCCCGGCCGCCGCTAACTCCAAGGTTTTCATATTGATCCAGGGGTCGGCTCGGCTCAGATCGGGCGGCAACAGGACCAGCAATCCAAGGATCACACTGCAGCAGGCTCGCCTGCCTGCGCCGAGGCTTCGGTAGGCAGGCCACCCTTTGGTCCTCGAAAATGCCCAGTGCTCCATTCTCCATGCCCCCTTTATCCAACCCTTACTCTACCGTGCCCTGCCTTGTCAATGCCAGAACTTCATGGTATCGTGACGCCATGCAGCTTACGATCCTCGGGTCCGGAACCGCCATCCCAAGCCTTACACGTGGATCGCCCGGTCTCCTGGTCGAGGTGGCCGGTTCGTCGCTGCTGTTCGACGGCGGCCCGGGTACGCTCCCCAGACTCCTCAAGGCGGGGATTGCGGTCACTGAACTCGACCGAGTGTTCTACACTCACCTCCATCCGGATCATAGCGGTGATCTGGTTTCGCTCCTGTTCGCGCTCAGAAATCCGGTGTGGCGGCGGACCAAACCGTTGTACATCACAGGGCCAAAGGGATTTCTGGCATTTTACGAAGGCCTGACTCGACTGTACGGCGACTGGATCGACGCAAAAACGTATGAGCTGGTGCTCCACGAGACGCTCACGGAGGTGACTGAAGCCGAAGGGTTCCGGGTCATCCCCCGTGAGGTCGTGCACATTCAACATAGCCTCTGCTACCGGATCGAGTCGGATGATGGCAAGAGCCTGGTCTTCTCAGGCGACACGACCTATTGTGACGCGATGATCGAGGCCGCCAAGGGGGCGGACCTGCTGGTGCTGGAGTGCGCGGCCCCCGATGAGCAGCCGATGAAGGTTCATCTGACCCCGACAGAGGCCGGCCGGATCGCGGCCCTGTCCGGCTGTCGGCGGCTGGTTCTGACACATTTTTACCCGAGTTGCGAGGCATACGACCTTATAACCCCCTGCAAGAAACTCTTTGACGGCGAGGTGATCCTCGCGGAAGATCTGATGCGCGTATCGGTGTAGGAAGCAGTGAGGAGATGCGTAAGACACCCGAACTGATCGTGGCCCTCGATGTGGGAGACTTGGCTTCAGCCGCCGCGCTCGTTGACCGACTCTACCCCGCAGTGACACTGTTCAAGGTGGGCCTGCAGCTCTTTACGGCCGAAGGCCCTCGGGCGGTGGAGGCGGTGCAACAGCGAGGCGGTCGGGTGTTTCTGGATCTCAAACTTCACGACATCCCGAATACGGTAGCCGGAGCGGTCTGCGAGGCGGCACGGCTCGGGGTGGTTATGTGCACGCTGCACGCCTCCGGCGGGCGGTCGATGCTGCAGGCCGCCGCGCAGGCGGTTGCCGGTGGCGGTTCGTCCATGCAGCTTCTGGCGGTGACGGTGCTGACCAGTCTGGACGCGCGAGGCCTTGAAGAGGCCCTCGGCAGTCCGCTCGATGTGGCGGCGCAGGTCGTGCGTATGGCCTCGCTTGCGCGGGAGGCCGGGGTGGATGGCGTCGTGGCGTCGCCTCACGAGATTGGCCTGCTGCGAGCCGCCCTGGGTCCGTTGGCGCGCCTCGTCATCCCGGGCATCCGTCCGGCATGGGTTGCAGCCGGGGACCAGCGTCGGGTCATGACTCCGCGCGAGGCGGCCGTCGCGGGCGCAGACTACCTGGTAATCGGCCGACCGATCACAGCGGCCGCCGATCCGGTCAAGGCGACCGATAGAATTCTGGATGAGCTCAGGGCGGTGGCATGAGATGACACCCGATCTGTTTGACCGCGTTGATCGACTATCAACCCCACCTCAGAAAGTTCCGGGGCCGCTGGCGGACCGGATGCGTCCAAGGACGCTTCAGGAGTTCGTCGGACAGGAGCACCTGCTCGGGGAGGGAAAGCTTCTCCGGAGGGCCATGGAGGCGGGAGAACTCCCATCGCTGATTCTGTGGGGACCGCCTGGTTCAGGCAAGACGACGCTTGCCTTCCTGCTGGCAGATTGGTGCAAGGCGACCTTTGTACCGTTCTCAGCCGTCACCTCCGGGATCAAAGAGATTAAAGAGGTTATTGCTCGCGCCCGGCAGGAGCGCGTCTATGGTCGGCGGACGCTTCTGTTCATCGATGAGATCCACCGTTTCAACAAGGCCCAGCAGGACGCCTTTCTACCCCATGTGGAGGGGGGCACGATCGTGCTGATTGGAGCCACCACCGAGAATCCCTCGTTCGAGGTTATTGCTCCGCTCCTGTCCAGGGCGAAGGTCGTGACGCTTCACCCGTTAGCGGAGGACGCGTTGGTGCTCATCCTCCGGCGCGCACTCGGTGATCAGGAACGGGGGCTCGGTCGCCTGCAGATTGAGGCGGATGATGATGCGCTACGCTTCATTGCGGGGCTCGGTGCTGGAGATGCCCGCGTATCGCTGAACACCCTGGAGCTGGCGGCGCAGATGGTGGAGGAGCAGTCCGATGGGAGCAGGCGGTTGACTGTGCAAATGGCCCGGGAGGCGTCAGGCAGGCGGACGCTATTGTACGATAAGACCGGGGAGGAGCATTACAACCTGATCTCGGCCCTGCACAAGAGTCTGCGGGGCAGCGACCCCGATGCCTCCCTCTATTGGCTTGCCCGAATGCTGGCATCGGGTGAAGATCCGCTGTACATTACCAGACGGCTGATCCGGTTCGCATCCGAAGATGTCGGTAATGCCGAACCGCAGGCCTTACAGGTGGCGCTGGCGGCCAAGGAGGCATACCATTTCCTCGGCTCGCCAGAGGGCGAATTGGCGCTGGCCCAGGCCGTCGTCTTCCTGGCGACCGCGCCTAAATCGAATGCCGTCTACCGGGCCTTTGGCGAGGCGCAACGGGATGTGGAGGAGGCGCCGCTCGAAGGGGTGCCGCTGCACCTGCGGAATGCCCCAACTGCCCTGATGAAAGATCTGGAATACGGTGCCGGTTATCAGTATCCGCATGATCTGCCTGAGGCCTTTGCTGACCAGGACCACCTGCCTGAACAGTTGAAAGGGCGAATCTACTACCGTCCCACCGACCGGGGTCTTGAAGCCGAGATTGGACGACGGCTTGCCGAGTGGCGCCGCCGAAAGGTAGGTACGTCACCGGAAGAAAGGAGGTAATCGGATGCGAAAGACTGTTATTGTGATGGCGCTGAGTATGGCTTCGGTATTCAGTGTTGGGATCCCCGCTGCGTGGGCCTTCACTTGCCCGATCCTGTACGAACAGTGCCAACAGGCGATCAAACAATCCAAAGCGGACGCGGCGGTGAAGCAACAGGTCAAGCAGATGTGTGAAGACGGTATTGGGCTCCACAAAAGCGGAAAGCACAAGGAGTCCGTCGAGAAACTGAATGAAGCCCTCGGACTGCTCGGGAAAAAGTAAGGGGACGCGAATGGCGAGCATTCATACGGTTGGGGTCGTCGGAGCCGGGATTATGGGATCCGGTATTGCGCAGGTTGTCGCCCAGGGAGGCTATGCCGTCGTCGTCAGAGAGGCGGAGCAGCGATTGTTGGATAAGGGAAGACAGACGATCGACGGCGGGTTGCAACGAGCCGTTGAGAAGGGGCGGATGACTGTCGCGGATAAGGCGACGATCCTTGGACGGGTAAGCTGGACCCTTGCTTTGGAGGACCTGAAAGCGGCCGACCTCATCATCGAGGCGATCACCGAGGATCTGCCGCTGAAGCAGGAGCTATTCCGCGTCCTGGATGGCCTCTGTCCGCCAACCACGATCTTTGTCAGCAACACCTCATCCATCAACATCATGTCGTTGGCCTCTGTCACCGGGCGGGCCGACCGGTTCGCCGGCCTGCATTTTTTTAATCCGGTTCCGCTGATGAGGCTGGTGGAGGTGGTGCGCAGCATTGGCACCAGCGCCGAGACCTTTCGAACCGTCTCCGATTTCGCTGCATCGCTGGGGAAGGAGCCGGTTGCGGCAAAAGATCACTGCGGTTTTATTGTGAACCGTCTGCTGGTGCCGTACCTGTTGGATGCGATTCGAGCGTTGGAGACTGGCGTTGCGTCTGCGGTCGATATCGACAAGGCGATGCGGCTCGGCTGCAACCATCCGATGGGTCCCCTGGAACTGGCCGATTTTGTCGGCCTCGATACGACCTACGCCATTGCGAACATCATGTTTGAAGAGTATCGGGAACAGCGGTACGCGCCACCCCCGCTTCTGAAGAAGATGGTGATCGCCGGCTATCACGGGCGGAAGTCGGACCGGGGCTTCTACGACTACTCCGGCCCGACGCCGCAACCGACGGACCTGGGCGTGTAATGCTATTCCGGCCGGCTACTGCACGTCTTGACAAACGAGTCGCGCGGTGTTACAAAGATCAGGCCTTTTGATGACCGGTTTATCCCCATGCGAATTTTGGGCAGGTAGCTCAGTCGGTAGAGCACAGGACTGAAAATCCTGGTGTCGACGGTTCGATTCCGCCCCTGCCCACCACCTCCTTACCTACGCCAGGGTATTTCTATGAATCTCTTGGGGCAGCGTTCTCGCGATTTCGATAATTCAGGGTGCTGCTCGAGGGGTCGTCTCGAATTATCCGGACGAATGATATGAATGATAGGGGTCATAATGAATAACTCCGAAGAGTCAGCGAGTTATCGTGGCGCCGGCGTCGATGTCGAGCGGGAAGAGCAACTGCTGTCCCGGCTGATCGAGACGGCCACCCAGACGTTCGCCTTTGTGCAAGGCGTCGGGAAGCCGGTCCTGCCGATCGGCTTTTTTGCCAACGTCATCGACCTCGGCCACGGGATGGGCCTGGCCCTCTCGACCGACGGGGTGGGCACAAAGCTCATGGTCGCGCAGATGATGCAGAAGTACGATACGGTCGGGATAGACTGTATGGCCATGAATGTGAACGATGTGCTCTGCGTAGGGGCGCGCCCAATGGCGTTTCTGGATTATATCGCGGTGCAGCACGCAAACCCGGACCTGATCAACCCGCTCATGCTGGGACTGAAGGAAGGGGCGCGTCAGGCAGGGGTGGCTATCTGCGGCGGCGAGATCGCCCAGGTCCGGGAGATGCTGGCGTCCGAGCAGGAGGGATGGGGATGCGATCTGGTCGGGATGTGTGTCGGGCATGTCCCGCTCGACCGGGTGATCGTCGGCAGGTCGGTAACGCCCGGCGATGTCGTGATCGGAATTCGAAGCAGCGGGATCCACAGCAATGGTCTGACGCTGGCCCGGCAGGTCCTGTTTGCGCAGAACGGGTATACTGTGGACACCACATTCGAGGAGCTTGGGCGAACGCTTGGAGAAGAGTTGCTGGAGCCGACCATCATCTATGTCCCGGAGGTGGTTGAGGCGCTTGCGCGGCCGCTCAACATCAAAGGGCTTGCCCATATCACGAGCGACGGGTTGCTGAACCTCCTGCGACTGGATACCGCATCGCATCCGGTTGGGTATGAGATCGACCAACTGCCGCCGATCCCACCGATATTCTCACTGATTCAGCGTTCGGGAGGTATCCCCGATTGCGAGATGTTTCAGGTCTTCAATATGGGGATCGGGTTCTGTGTCGTCATTGCTGAATCGGATGCGGAGTCGTTTATGGAGATCGTCACGCGGCACGGTCGCGAAGCGTTGCGGATCGGCCGGGTCGTAAGCGATACGGAGCAAAAGGTCGTCATTCGGCCCCGCGGCCTGGTCGGCCGAGGTAATCAATTCTTTCAGGTGTAGTCAACGATTCCGGAGCCGTCATTCCCGCGAAGTTTGTCCCCGCAGGCTGTAAGCGGGGAGCGGGAATCCAGGATGTTCTGGATTCCGGAGCCTGCCCCGGACCCGATCCGGGGTCAAGCCCGAAATGACAAGCACCGTGAAAGGACTCGGGACACCGCACCGGGCTGCCGTTGCCCGATAACCGGGTCTCGGTACGGTCGTAAGACTTCTGGATTTGAAAGCGCAAATAGGGTGTGATACCATTGAGTTATCCTTGATAGCGAAAGGGATGGCTCAATGGGACGGGGATCCGGATCGACAGCTCCGACCGTAGCCCTCATCACGGCTATCTGCCTGTTGTGGATCTATCCGTATTGTTTTTTCCACCAGGCTAGTACTGGCACCTCTCACTATGTCGCTTTACCTGACTTCGAACACGGCTCATCTTCTCCTTCTCCCGCCCTTTGCGATGCTCACCTGCTGCATGCAGCAGTAACCGGTCAAGAGACGGGCGCCGGCACAAAGGCCGGTCTCAGCCTCCAAAGTGTTCCTCCGCCGGCAACCCTCTGCGAACAGTTCTGGGGCAGCAGGCACCACGAACTGAGCGGCACGTTACTGCCCGGTTCCCGATCTGCCTCACTTGCCTCTTCCAACAAGCTGCATAGCCTGTATGCGGTCTATCAGATTTAATGACTCCGCTGCCTGATCGCTCACAGGCATCTCCTCGACCATGCAGCCGGTTTTCTGTCGATCGCTTATCTAGAGAGGGGATCGCCTTTCAACTTCCTTGATTCCATTGTTGGCGAGTCGTCCATGGTGCAAGTAAGGCAACTGGTGAGTGTGATAGCGCTGGCGCTCGCTGTCACGGCGAGCGGGTGCGGCGAGCAAAAGACCGCGCCCGCGCCGCGCGAGGCGGATAAGGCAGCACATCCGGCCGGTCCGGACGGGCATCCGCATGATCAGGAACCACAGAGCGGAGAGCGCAAGGAGACGGCGGGATCTGGCGAGGCGTCACTCGGCGTCCGATTGACCCCCGAAGAGCGGGAGAATATCGGTCTGAAAACCGAGGCAGTACAACTCCGGCCGATTGAGGATGTCCGGAAGCTCAATGGGATTATCCGACCGCATCCCGATCGGGTCGCGCAGGTCACCAGTCGCGTATCGGGCATCGTGCTCAGTATGCATGCGTCGCTTGGCGCCTGGGTCAGGCGGGGCGATGATCTGTTGGACATCAAGAGTGTGGAACTGGAACGGCTGGAGCTGAGCCTGATTCAGGCAGAGAACAGGCTGGCACTGACGAAGCTGGATCTGGAGCGCACGCGACAACTCGTTGAACGGGAGATTATCGCGCGAAAGGAGTTGCTGAAACTCGAGAACCAACATCGGGAGAACCTGAATGAGATCGAGAGCCTGACGCGCCAACTGAACTTTCTCGGCCTGCCCCAGGAGGCAATCAAGCGAATTCGTGAGGAGCACACGGTTGCTACGCTGCATCTGCCGGCCCCCATCGGCGGGACGATCGTCGAGCGCAACGTTGTGATCGGCCAGGCGATTGAACCTAATGTCGCTTTAATGAAGATTATCGATCCCTCCATCATGGTCGTCGAGGGAGAGGCGTTCGAGGATATCCTGCCGGTGCTTCAGCTTGGGCAGAAGGTGCGGGTAGTGATCGCTGCGTATCCGGATGAGATCTTCGAGGGGAAGATCAGTTTTATCAGTCCGACGGTCAACCCGACGAAACGAACCATTTCTGTCTGGGCAGAGGTCATGAATCGCCGGGGGATGTTGAAACAGGATCTCTTTGCCCAAGTCTATGTAATTGTGGGCGAGCAGCACAGAAGTCTTACGATCCCGGTTGAGGCCCTTATCAGCGCTGAGGGATCGGAGTTCACCTTTGTCGAACGGGATGGCGTGTATGTCCGCATTGACCTTGGGCTGGGAACCCGTAATGACCGCTTTGCTGAGGTCAAGCGGGGTCTCGTAGCGGGCGATCGGGTTGTGACGGACGGCAATCGCCAGCTCTACGCGAAGTGGCTTGCGGCCCAAGGCGGCGGACCGGCCCTGGGCGGGCACGCACATTGAAGTACAGGGTTCGCGGTGTGGCGCTGATGCGCTTTGCATGGAGGGAGAGCCGTTAGCAGTCAGCCTTCAGCTTGTGCTGATCGCTGAGCGCTGACAGCTTATTCAAAATGTTTGCCTGGATCATTGAACGGTCGCTGACCAATCGGGTCCTCGTGGTGGTCGCCTTCGTGGTCCTGTTGATTGTCGGTCTGTTCACGCTGCGCCGGATCACGCTCGACGTCTTTCCCGAGTTTGCCCCGCCCCAGGTCGTCATTCAGACCGAAGCGCCCAGTCTGCCGCCCCAGGACGTCGAGTTCCTCATCACCTTCCCGATTGAGTCCGCTATTAATGGGACACCGGGGGTGGAGGTCATCCGATCGAAATCGACCGCCGGGCTGTCAAGCGTCGTGGTGGTCTTTCAGTGGGGGACGAACATCTATGCGGCCCGTCAACTTGTGAGCGAACGTATCGAGATGGTCGAGGATCGGCTTCCGCCAGGCACCAAGAGGCCCATGATGCTCCCGATCACGTCGGCGGTGGGCTGGCTTGTTAAATATGCACTCACAAGCGATCGTGTCTCCCTGATGGACCTTCGGACGATCTCGGATTGGGAGATCCGCAATCGGCTGCTGGCGATCCCTGGCGTCGCGTCGGTGGTGTCCATCGGCGGCGAGGTGAAGCAGTATCAGGCGCTGCTGTCTTCGGACAAGCTGTTTCAATACGGCCTGACCGTCAAGGAGATCCTTGATGCTGTCAGGAAGGCAAACGTCAGTGTTGCCGGAGGCTTTCTGGTGACGCCCGGCCAGGAGTACGTGATCACCGGGGCCGGTCGCATCTCGTCGCTTCAGGAACTCCAGCAGACCAAGGTAGCGGAGCGCGGCGGGAT
This genomic window contains:
- a CDS encoding orotidine 5'-phosphate decarboxylase; amino-acid sequence: MRKTPELIVALDVGDLASAAALVDRLYPAVTLFKVGLQLFTAEGPRAVEAVQQRGGRVFLDLKLHDIPNTVAGAVCEAARLGVVMCTLHASGGRSMLQAAAQAVAGGGSSMQLLAVTVLTSLDARGLEEALGSPLDVAAQVVRMASLAREAGVDGVVASPHEIGLLRAALGPLARLVIPGIRPAWVAAGDQRRVMTPREAAVAGADYLVIGRPITAAADPVKATDRILDELRAVA
- a CDS encoding 3-hydroxybutyryl-CoA dehydrogenase, yielding MASIHTVGVVGAGIMGSGIAQVVAQGGYAVVVREAEQRLLDKGRQTIDGGLQRAVEKGRMTVADKATILGRVSWTLALEDLKAADLIIEAITEDLPLKQELFRVLDGLCPPTTIFVSNTSSINIMSLASVTGRADRFAGLHFFNPVPLMRLVEVVRSIGTSAETFRTVSDFAASLGKEPVAAKDHCGFIVNRLLVPYLLDAIRALETGVASAVDIDKAMRLGCNHPMGPLELADFVGLDTTYAIANIMFEEYREQRYAPPPLLKKMVIAGYHGRKSDRGFYDYSGPTPQPTDLGV
- a CDS encoding Tetratricopeptide repeat protein, translating into MEHWAFSRTKGWPAYRSLGAGRRACCSVILGLLVLLPPDLSRADPWINMKTLELAAAGTDHLLNLDYDLAEQAFARLDDVDRTGLLAPFYRAFVTFARLQDREPTREEMDAFLATMQALIAKAEVRLKQAPEESDLLLFLGMAWGSKAMIDGALGNYFSAYEAIKQTKSYLDACLLHQPIRYDAYYGLGLYDYTLSRIAWFYRPLIHLALPPSDRERGLRELTIASERGQTTRMLAKLALLHTYTGVEKEYEKALPLAEELLRRFSGNPDLYFQAALVYSELGRFTEALEIGRRIRSNLNHSRNHFTYEMLPRYLQLMGKIYMDRGDYPVALDFFRQAIEQPTTRYAWVTAWAWTRTGMIYDLSGKRTDAERSYRMTLAIRTDSIAKDLAKRHLKEPYRKEPIRWTAPVTGPEERTGSP
- a CDS encoding ATPase AAA → MTPDLFDRVDRLSTPPQKVPGPLADRMRPRTLQEFVGQEHLLGEGKLLRRAMEAGELPSLILWGPPGSGKTTLAFLLADWCKATFVPFSAVTSGIKEIKEVIARARQERVYGRRTLLFIDEIHRFNKAQQDAFLPHVEGGTIVLIGATTENPSFEVIAPLLSRAKVVTLHPLAEDALVLILRRALGDQERGLGRLQIEADDDALRFIAGLGAGDARVSLNTLELAAQMVEEQSDGSRRLTVQMAREASGRRTLLYDKTGEEHYNLISALHKSLRGSDPDASLYWLARMLASGEDPLYITRRLIRFASEDVGNAEPQALQVALAAKEAYHFLGSPEGELALAQAVVFLATAPKSNAVYRAFGEAQRDVEEAPLEGVPLHLRNAPTALMKDLEYGAGYQYPHDLPEAFADQDHLPEQLKGRIYYRPTDRGLEAEIGRRLAEWRRRKVGTSPEERR
- the rbn gene encoding Ribonuclease BN, coding for MQLTILGSGTAIPSLTRGSPGLLVEVAGSSLLFDGGPGTLPRLLKAGIAVTELDRVFYTHLHPDHSGDLVSLLFALRNPVWRRTKPLYITGPKGFLAFYEGLTRLYGDWIDAKTYELVLHETLTEVTEAEGFRVIPREVVHIQHSLCYRIESDDGKSLVFSGDTTYCDAMIEAAKGADLLVLECAAPDEQPMKVHLTPTEAGRIAALSGCRRLVLTHFYPSCEAYDLITPCKKLFDGEVILAEDLMRVSV
- a CDS encoding phosphoribosylformylglycinamidine cyclo-ligase (AIRS) (Phosphoribosyl-aminoimidazole synthetase) (AIR synthase), whose amino-acid sequence is MNNSEESASYRGAGVDVEREEQLLSRLIETATQTFAFVQGVGKPVLPIGFFANVIDLGHGMGLALSTDGVGTKLMVAQMMQKYDTVGIDCMAMNVNDVLCVGARPMAFLDYIAVQHANPDLINPLMLGLKEGARQAGVAICGGEIAQVREMLASEQEGWGCDLVGMCVGHVPLDRVIVGRSVTPGDVVIGIRSSGIHSNGLTLARQVLFAQNGYTVDTTFEELGRTLGEELLEPTIIYVPEVVEALARPLNIKGLAHITSDGLLNLLRLDTASHPVGYEIDQLPPIPPIFSLIQRSGGIPDCEMFQVFNMGIGFCVVIAESDAESFMEIVTRHGREALRIGRVVSDTEQKVVIRPRGLVGRGNQFFQV
- a CDS encoding type I antifreeze protein produces the protein MADRPPVRPVEKGVAFVPIYEYECEVCHHRFEVIQKISDKPIKKCVLCEGKVHKIFSAPGLLFKGSGWYVTDYANPERKKAMAAEKKAASTDSGGTKAESKESKKP
- a CDS encoding glycogen synthase, which encodes MKILCAASEAAPFAHTGGLGDVAGALPKALSRFGHDVRLIMPLYRAVDARQHRLRTVADGLSVSTASGPLAIDVLEGNLAGGVPVYFVRHDPTFHRTGLYQSPSAEDYPDNTERFALFCRSVLEVCRRVDFQPEVLHAHDWQTALLPVYLKTTLLDDPFFRPTATVFTIHNLGYQGLFPPEVFPRLMLPRELFTPAGLEFYGKGNLLKGGLLFADLLTTVSPRYSREIQTADQGFGLDGVLRERRSDLFGVLNGIDPEEWNPAGDPHIVAHYTVDDLSGKARCKADLQRRLKLPVRATVPLLAVISRLAGQKGLDLLCDILETLMALNVQLVLLGSGEKGLETTFRDAAAKYPSKLAVRIGFDTPLSHQIEAGADLFLMPSRYEPCGLNQMYSLAYGTIPVVRATGGLDDTVIHFDPVAGQGNGFKFEDATPAAFLQTIWQALELYREKALWLQVITHAMTADFTWDRSAREYEQLYRRAVEKKGGQP
- a CDS encoding PTS cellobiose transporter subunit IIB; this encodes MVQVRQLVSVIALALAVTASGCGEQKTAPAPREADKAAHPAGPDGHPHDQEPQSGERKETAGSGEASLGVRLTPEERENIGLKTEAVQLRPIEDVRKLNGIIRPHPDRVAQVTSRVSGIVLSMHASLGAWVRRGDDLLDIKSVELERLELSLIQAENRLALTKLDLERTRQLVEREIIARKELLKLENQHRENLNEIESLTRQLNFLGLPQEAIKRIREEHTVATLHLPAPIGGTIVERNVVIGQAIEPNVALMKIIDPSIMVVEGEAFEDILPVLQLGQKVRVVIAAYPDEIFEGKISFISPTVNPTKRTISVWAEVMNRRGMLKQDLFAQVYVIVGEQHRSLTIPVEALISAEGSEFTFVERDGVYVRIDLGLGTRNDRFAEVKRGLVAGDRVVTDGNRQLYAKWLAAQGGGPALGGHAH